A region from the Geobacillus vulcani PSS1 genome encodes:
- a CDS encoding LacI family DNA-binding transcriptional regulator: MSDKKRSRVTLEQVAKHAGVSRATASLVVRGSPNISKETREKVLQSMKELGYVYDRVAANLRSQRSSTVGLIITELDNPFFSELLVGVHEALDQEGYTVILGTTFDRPEKQDALLSTMLEHRVGGVIMSPVPGCSTEMLERLRQWDIPVVLFAREEIPAGQFDYIGIDNVAGGRMAAEHLIAQGHRRIAFIGGSPHSSVWKARQRGYSEALRAAGIEVDDALLVPSATTRQGGRMATKRVLQQPNPPTALFCYNDVVAFGAMLSLKEEGIVPGRDIAVVGFDNIQESALFQPPLTTVAAFPEKIGAFAAKQLHERMKGDAGAPKRTILPPELVIRQSSGKRE, encoded by the coding sequence GTGTCAGATAAAAAACGTTCCCGCGTGACACTCGAACAAGTCGCCAAACACGCTGGCGTGTCGCGGGCGACCGCCTCCCTTGTCGTCCGCGGGAGTCCGAATATTTCGAAAGAAACGCGGGAAAAAGTGCTTCAATCGATGAAAGAGCTCGGCTACGTCTACGATCGCGTGGCTGCGAATTTGCGCTCGCAGCGCTCTTCGACGGTCGGGCTGATCATTACTGAGCTTGACAACCCGTTTTTTTCCGAGTTGCTTGTCGGGGTTCATGAGGCGCTCGACCAAGAAGGATATACGGTGATTTTGGGCACCACATTTGATCGGCCGGAAAAACAAGACGCATTGTTGTCGACAATGCTCGAACACCGGGTTGGTGGGGTTATTATGAGCCCGGTTCCAGGTTGTTCGACAGAGATGCTCGAACGGTTGCGGCAATGGGATATCCCGGTGGTGCTGTTTGCTCGCGAGGAAATTCCTGCGGGACAATTTGATTATATTGGCATCGATAATGTAGCTGGCGGGCGGATGGCGGCCGAGCATTTGATCGCTCAAGGGCATCGCCGCATTGCGTTTATTGGCGGTTCTCCGCATTCGTCCGTATGGAAGGCGCGCCAAAGGGGATACAGCGAGGCGCTGCGCGCTGCAGGCATCGAGGTAGATGACGCATTGCTTGTGCCGTCGGCGACAACAAGACAGGGCGGGCGAATGGCGACGAAACGTGTTTTGCAACAACCGAATCCGCCGACAGCGCTCTTTTGTTATAACGATGTTGTCGCCTTCGGGGCGATGCTCAGCTTAAAGGAGGAAGGAATCGTTCCAGGGCGTGATATCGCGGTCGTCGGATTCGATAACATTCAAGAATCAGCTCTGTTTCAACCGCCGCTTACGACTGTCGCCGCATTTCCTGAGAAAATCGGCGCCTTTGCCGCCAAACAGTTGCATGAGCGCATGAAAGGGGATGCGGGCGCGCCAAAGCGGACGATTTTGCCGCCGGAGCTCGTCATCCGCCAGTCCTCAGGGAAGAGAGAGTAA
- a CDS encoding TRAP transporter large permease subunit has protein sequence MALVVFVGSLLGVMALGMPIAFALLVSGVALMFYLNIFDTQIIAQNLISGADSFPLMAIPFFILAGELMNAGGISKRIIRFALALVGHIRGGLGYVAIIASVLFAGLSGSAVADTAALGAILIPMMVNAGYNRNRSTGLIAAGGIIAPIIPPSIPMIIFGVTSGVSITKLFMAGIVPGILLGITLAVCWWWVTRSDQVEVLPRQSAKEIWRATREAFWALLLPAIIVGGLRGGVFTPTEAAVVAAFYALFVGLCNYRELKLKDLFHVLVAASKTTSVVMFLVAAAMVSAWLITVANIPAIVTDVLAPFIDHPLALLLAINALVLLVGTAMDLTPTVLILTPVLMPIIEKAGIDPVYFGVLFILNNCIGLLTPPVGTVLNVACGVAKINMEDIMKGVWPFLLAETILLLLLIFFPSLVTVPLGWFTGH, from the coding sequence ATGGCATTGGTGGTATTTGTCGGATCGCTGCTCGGCGTGATGGCGCTTGGGATGCCGATCGCGTTTGCCTTGCTCGTCAGCGGAGTCGCTCTTATGTTTTACTTGAATATTTTTGATACGCAAATCATCGCTCAAAACTTGATCAGCGGGGCGGACAGCTTTCCGCTCATGGCCATTCCGTTCTTTATTCTCGCCGGGGAGTTGATGAACGCCGGGGGCATTTCCAAGCGGATCATCCGCTTTGCCTTGGCGCTGGTTGGCCACATTCGTGGAGGGCTCGGGTATGTGGCGATCATCGCAAGCGTACTGTTCGCGGGGCTGTCAGGATCGGCGGTGGCTGACACGGCAGCGCTGGGCGCCATTTTGATCCCGATGATGGTCAACGCCGGATACAACCGCAACCGTTCGACAGGCCTCATTGCCGCGGGCGGCATCATTGCGCCAATCATTCCGCCGAGCATTCCGATGATCATTTTCGGGGTAACGAGCGGGGTATCGATCACCAAGCTGTTTATGGCCGGCATCGTTCCTGGAATTTTGCTTGGAATTACGTTGGCGGTGTGTTGGTGGTGGGTGACCCGAAGCGATCAAGTGGAAGTGCTTCCGCGTCAGTCGGCGAAAGAAATTTGGCGGGCGACCCGCGAGGCGTTTTGGGCGCTGTTGTTGCCGGCGATTATTGTCGGTGGGCTTCGCGGAGGGGTGTTTACGCCGACGGAGGCCGCAGTGGTGGCCGCGTTTTACGCCTTGTTTGTCGGTTTGTGTAATTATCGTGAACTGAAACTGAAAGACTTGTTCCACGTGCTCGTGGCCGCATCGAAAACGACGAGTGTCGTCATGTTTTTGGTGGCGGCGGCCATGGTGTCAGCGTGGTTGATCACTGTCGCCAATATTCCGGCCATTGTCACGGACGTGCTGGCGCCGTTTATCGATCATCCATTAGCGCTGCTGCTGGCCATTAACGCGTTGGTGCTGTTGGTCGGGACGGCGATGGATTTGACGCCGACCGTGCTCATTTTGACCCCGGTGTTAATGCCGATTATCGAAAAAGCCGGGATCGATCCAGTGTACTTTGGGGTGCTGTTTATTCTAAACAACTGCATTGGACTGCTCACTCCGCCGGTCGGCACGGTGTTAAACGTCGCCTGTGGGGTGGCGAAAATCAACATGGAAGACATTATGAAAGGGGTTTGGCCATTTTTGCTTGCCGAAACGATTCTCTTACTTTTGTTGATTTTCTTCCCGTCTCTCGTCACCGTGCCGCTCGGATGGTTTACGGGGCATTGA
- a CDS encoding TRAP transporter small permease — MKRIGAVLEKTLNALMALCLALMSILVFGNVVLRYGFNSGITWSEEMSRFLFIWMSFFGAIGALKDNDHLGVDTLLRKLPSSAKRIVFVISNAIVLYVLYLLFDGSWKMTISGLESKAPATGLPMAFIYGTGLVVSIGMGIITLFHMYQALFRPGAIDELTRMKESEDEIITVAHSEAIELPHERKQSAAGGER; from the coding sequence ATGAAAAGGATCGGAGCCGTTCTGGAGAAGACGCTCAATGCATTGATGGCGCTATGTCTCGCTTTGATGTCTATTCTTGTTTTCGGCAACGTTGTGTTGCGCTACGGATTTAACTCTGGCATTACGTGGTCGGAAGAAATGTCCCGCTTCCTCTTTATTTGGATGTCGTTTTTCGGGGCCATTGGCGCGTTAAAAGACAACGACCACTTAGGCGTTGACACGCTGCTTAGGAAGCTGCCGTCTAGCGCCAAACGCATCGTCTTTGTCATTAGCAACGCGATCGTACTTTATGTGCTCTATTTGCTTTTTGATGGAAGCTGGAAGATGACAATCAGCGGCTTGGAAAGCAAAGCCCCAGCGACTGGGCTGCCGATGGCGTTCATTTATGGAACCGGGCTTGTCGTGAGCATCGGCATGGGCATCATCACTTTGTTTCATATGTATCAGGCGCTGTTTCGCCCCGGTGCGATTGATGAGCTGACGAGAATGAAAGAATCGGAAGATGAGATCATCACTGTCGCTCACAGTGAGGCAATAGAGCTGCCACACGAACGGAAACAGAGCGCCGCCGGAGGTGAGCGGTAG
- a CDS encoding TRAP transporter substrate-binding protein — MKKMLVLFVACLLVFAGCSSKSETQGGGAAKKAEPKVMKMAVATSKDRSLTKGLYKFAEIVEKETNGSIKVEVYPDGQLGGDLAVFEALKMGTIQGSTMSTGPIASFAPRLGVLDLPFLFKDRETAYKVLDGEIGQELLKDLPATGVIGLNYWENGFRHLTNNKREIKSVDDIKGLKIRTLENDLHIDLWKELGATSVPMAFTELFTALEQHVVDGQENPVGNVAINKFYEVQKYLTKTGHVYNASPLLISKKFWDTLTDKEKDVITKAAEEARDYQRQLNKEEDDKMFDYLKQQGMVITELSETEKQKFIDKVQPVYKKYAPKFGEDLVNQLLEAGK; from the coding sequence ATGAAAAAGATGTTGGTATTGTTCGTTGCTTGCCTGTTGGTTTTTGCGGGGTGTTCATCAAAATCGGAGACACAAGGGGGCGGCGCGGCGAAAAAAGCAGAACCAAAAGTCATGAAGATGGCCGTTGCGACATCGAAAGACCGTTCACTGACAAAGGGATTGTACAAGTTTGCTGAAATCGTAGAAAAAGAGACAAACGGATCGATTAAAGTGGAAGTGTACCCGGACGGACAACTTGGAGGAGACTTAGCCGTATTTGAAGCGCTGAAGATGGGAACGATTCAAGGATCAACGATGTCGACAGGCCCGATCGCTTCCTTTGCGCCGCGCCTTGGGGTGTTAGATCTTCCCTTTTTATTCAAAGATCGAGAAACCGCTTACAAAGTACTGGATGGGGAAATTGGACAAGAATTGCTAAAAGATTTGCCTGCTACCGGAGTGATTGGCCTGAACTATTGGGAAAACGGGTTCCGTCATTTGACGAACAATAAACGGGAAATCAAAAGCGTGGACGATATTAAAGGATTGAAAATCCGAACGTTGGAAAATGACCTGCATATTGACTTGTGGAAAGAGTTGGGAGCCACTTCAGTGCCGATGGCCTTTACGGAGCTGTTCACTGCTTTGGAACAACACGTGGTGGACGGTCAAGAAAATCCGGTCGGAAATGTCGCGATCAACAAGTTTTACGAAGTGCAAAAATATTTGACGAAAACTGGGCATGTGTACAATGCGAGCCCACTGCTCATCAGCAAAAAGTTTTGGGATACGTTGACGGACAAAGAAAAAGACGTGATCACGAAAGCGGCGGAAGAAGCAAGAGATTACCAGCGTCAATTGAATAAAGAAGAAGACGACAAAATGTTCGACTATTTAAAACAGCAAGGAATGGTCATTACCGAACTATCTGAAACAGAAAAACAAAAATTTATTGACAAAGTGCAACCGGTCTATAAAAAATATGCGCCGAAGTTCGGTGAAGATTTAGTGAACCAACTGCTTGAAGCAGGAAAATAA
- a CDS encoding shikimate kinase, producing the protein MERQTIIPLRERNIILIGFMGAGKTTIGQLVAKKLYRDFIDVDAEIERRQGMSIPEIFAQKGEAYFRKVEREVIIDLCTKTRLKILSLGGGAYLQEEVRRACLAHGIVFFLDLSWDQWKEERLPLIVDSRPVLKNKTLEEVEQLFFQRQSAYALHHSRVVLNELEAEQAAEQIVESIKWTWDVYEPNR; encoded by the coding sequence GTGGAGAGGCAGACGATCATCCCGCTCCGCGAGCGGAACATCATATTGATCGGCTTTATGGGGGCGGGAAAAACGACGATCGGGCAGCTGGTGGCGAAAAAGCTGTACCGTGATTTTATCGATGTCGATGCGGAAATCGAGCGGCGGCAAGGGATGTCGATTCCGGAGATCTTCGCGCAAAAAGGGGAAGCGTACTTTCGCAAGGTGGAGCGCGAGGTAATCATCGATTTATGCACGAAGACAAGGTTGAAAATTTTATCGCTTGGCGGCGGCGCGTATTTGCAGGAGGAGGTGCGGCGCGCATGCCTCGCTCATGGGATCGTCTTTTTCCTTGACTTGTCATGGGATCAATGGAAAGAAGAGCGCCTGCCGCTCATTGTCGACAGCCGCCCGGTGCTGAAAAACAAAACATTGGAAGAGGTGGAGCAGCTGTTTTTCCAGCGGCAGTCGGCTTACGCCCTCCATCATTCCCGCGTGGTGCTGAATGAGCTTGAAGCCGAACAGGCGGCCGAGCAAATCGTCGAGTCGATCAAATGGACGTGGGATGTATATGAACCGAATCGATAG
- a CDS encoding CaiB/BaiF CoA transferase family protein, giving the protein MGRLPLEGVKVLDVSTMIAAPFGAVLLGDFGADVIKVELPGKGDTLRHVGPFKDGEPLRWPGLARNKKSLTLDLRKEEGMSIFKQLVRHVDIVIENFRPGTLEKWGGGYEELKRINPKLVMIRVSGYGQTGPFREKAGFGTPATAFSGFTYLQGYPDRPPVSPSFSLTDYITGIYVAFAAVTAIYYRDVHPDGEGQMVDIALYESVFRMMEFLIAEYDQLGKVRERSPGLSGHSSPAGTFMTKDGHWVVLVTSTDSTFERLAKAMGREDLLTHEKFCTNARRLAHHEETNGIVADWIRSKPRDELLRILDEHGVPVSPILSIKDIFEHPHYQARENIIEVAHPRLGKIKVPGIVPKFEKTPGSVRQLAPDLGEHTQEILQSMLGMSEEDIRRLKEKEII; this is encoded by the coding sequence ATGGGACGTTTGCCGTTAGAAGGTGTCAAAGTGCTTGATGTTTCGACGATGATCGCCGCACCGTTTGGCGCGGTATTGCTCGGCGACTTTGGCGCTGACGTCATTAAAGTGGAGTTGCCGGGAAAAGGTGATACGCTGCGCCATGTCGGGCCGTTTAAGGATGGCGAGCCGCTTCGCTGGCCAGGGCTGGCACGTAATAAGAAATCGCTCACCCTTGATTTGCGCAAAGAAGAAGGAATGAGCATTTTCAAGCAACTCGTCCGCCATGTTGACATCGTCATTGAAAACTTCCGCCCTGGCACGTTGGAAAAATGGGGCGGCGGATATGAGGAGCTGAAACGGATCAATCCGAAGCTGGTGATGATCCGCGTCTCCGGTTACGGCCAAACGGGGCCGTTTCGGGAAAAAGCCGGGTTTGGCACACCGGCGACGGCATTCAGCGGGTTTACGTACTTGCAAGGGTATCCAGACCGCCCGCCGGTCAGCCCGTCTTTTTCGTTGACAGACTACATCACCGGCATTTACGTGGCGTTTGCGGCGGTGACCGCCATTTACTACCGTGATGTTCATCCGGACGGGGAAGGACAGATGGTTGATATCGCTCTTTACGAATCAGTATTCCGCATGATGGAATTTTTAATTGCCGAATACGACCAATTGGGCAAGGTGCGCGAGCGGTCGCCGGGATTGTCGGGACATTCGAGTCCAGCCGGCACGTTTATGACGAAGGACGGGCATTGGGTCGTGCTCGTCACAAGCACCGATTCGACGTTTGAACGGTTGGCAAAGGCGATGGGCAGAGAAGATTTATTGACGCACGAGAAGTTTTGCACCAATGCACGGCGCCTCGCCCATCATGAAGAAACGAACGGGATCGTTGCCGACTGGATTCGTTCCAAACCGCGCGACGAACTGCTCCGGATTTTGGACGAACACGGGGTGCCGGTCAGTCCGATTTTGAGCATCAAAGATATTTTCGAGCATCCGCATTATCAGGCGCGGGAAAATATTATCGAAGTGGCTCATCCGCGTCTTGGCAAGATTAAAGTGCCTGGAATTGTTCCAAAATTCGAAAAAACGCCGGGCTCGGTGCGTCAGCTTGCGCCAGACTTGGGGGAGCATACGCAAGAAATTTTGCAAAGCATGCTCGGTATGTCCGAGGAAGACATTCGGCGACTGAAAGAAAAAGAGATTATTTAA
- a CDS encoding MFS transporter: MKNKRRWAIAFLIALGVIINYFDRINMSVGIQPLSKEFGLTPGQIGILLSAFAWSYAILQIPAGVILDKIGVKWVTRVGTIIWTVACFLTAIASGQGLVILSRVLLGVGEAPYFPSAAKAVGQWFPRHERATAISLYDAQSKLSNAIGTPIIAWIITEWGWRAGFYTTAVLSLIYAVIFWAMYREPHEDKRLSKEEYDYIVQGGAQKSDETSSNVWETLRYLLTKKKVWATLIGFAAYGYSWFLFLTWLPGYLATEMHMSVLKSGWYASIPWIVGTISEIVIGGWLIDRLVHKGGNSTRVRKTFLVAGMLLGLSVIGAAFTTNPNIAILCISIALGGLVITSSIAYSIPTFIAPPGTIGTLTGLLTFGNNSMAIVAPIITGFIVQATGSFMYAFLVAALILLAGIFSYLFLLTDLEPIEPMAEPETKQNTNIKHIKVR; encoded by the coding sequence ATGAAGAACAAACGCCGTTGGGCGATAGCATTCTTGATCGCCTTAGGAGTCATTATCAACTATTTTGACCGCATCAATATGTCCGTCGGCATTCAGCCGCTGTCCAAAGAATTCGGCCTCACGCCCGGACAGATCGGCATTTTGTTGTCTGCCTTTGCCTGGTCGTACGCCATTTTGCAAATCCCAGCTGGTGTCATCCTTGATAAAATTGGTGTTAAATGGGTGACGCGTGTCGGAACGATCATTTGGACGGTTGCCTGTTTCCTCACCGCCATCGCCAGCGGCCAAGGGCTTGTCATTTTGTCACGCGTATTATTAGGAGTTGGGGAAGCACCGTATTTCCCTTCCGCCGCTAAAGCGGTCGGCCAATGGTTTCCGCGCCATGAGCGGGCTACCGCGATTTCTCTTTACGACGCCCAGTCGAAGCTCTCAAACGCCATTGGCACCCCGATCATCGCCTGGATCATCACTGAATGGGGATGGCGAGCTGGGTTTTATACGACCGCGGTGCTCAGCCTGATTTACGCTGTCATCTTCTGGGCGATGTACCGAGAGCCACATGAAGACAAACGGCTGTCCAAGGAAGAGTATGACTACATTGTCCAAGGTGGAGCGCAAAAGTCGGATGAAACATCCAGCAACGTTTGGGAGACGCTTCGGTATTTGCTGACAAAGAAAAAAGTATGGGCGACGTTGATCGGGTTTGCCGCGTATGGCTACTCGTGGTTTCTGTTTCTCACATGGCTTCCCGGCTATTTGGCAACGGAAATGCACATGTCAGTGCTAAAATCAGGCTGGTACGCTTCGATTCCGTGGATCGTCGGCACGATTTCAGAAATCGTGATCGGCGGATGGCTCATCGACCGATTGGTGCACAAAGGAGGCAACTCCACGCGCGTGCGAAAAACGTTTCTTGTCGCCGGGATGTTGCTCGGGCTATCCGTCATCGGCGCCGCCTTTACGACGAACCCGAACATCGCCATTCTTTGCATTTCCATTGCGCTCGGCGGTTTAGTTATCACGTCATCGATCGCCTACAGCATTCCGACGTTTATTGCCCCGCCAGGCACCATCGGAACGTTGACCGGTCTATTGACGTTCGGCAACAACTCGATGGCCATCGTCGCGCCGATCATTACGGGCTTTATTGTTCAAGCAACCGGCTCGTTTATGTACGCGTTTCTCGTCGCCGCACTCATTTTGCTTGCCGGCATTTTCAGCTATTTATTCCTGTTGACAGATTTAGAACCAATTGAGCCGATGGCTGAACCAGAAACAAAGCAAAATACAAACATCAAGCACATAAAAGTGCGGTAA
- the aroD gene encoding type I 3-dehydroquinate dehydratase, whose translation MAISKGAINVRNISIGGEEPCICAPVVGVDAEQVLAETRQISAKKPHLIEWRADFFNGIHDDRQVVATAKQMRTIAGEIPILFTVRSEREGGRPIPLTEEEKIRLFETVCQSGAIDLLDYELVHEPYVATVRQLSRQYGVRLILSYHNFDFTPAKEELVAKMRQAGKYGADIAKVAVMPKSLQDVLVLLQATEEARQELPIPLITMSMGGLGAITRLAGGLFGSAVTFAVGQQSSAPGQIPIEEVKDVLSVIMKYSQ comes from the coding sequence ATGGCTATTTCAAAAGGCGCGATCAACGTGCGCAACATATCCATCGGGGGTGAAGAGCCGTGCATTTGCGCTCCGGTTGTGGGGGTGGACGCCGAGCAAGTGTTAGCTGAGACAAGGCAAATCAGCGCGAAGAAACCGCATCTCATCGAGTGGAGAGCCGACTTTTTTAACGGTATCCATGATGATCGTCAAGTGGTAGCGACGGCGAAACAGATGCGGACGATCGCCGGAGAGATTCCGATTTTGTTCACGGTCCGCTCCGAGCGCGAAGGGGGAAGACCGATTCCGTTGACGGAAGAGGAAAAAATACGACTGTTTGAAACGGTGTGCCAAAGCGGAGCGATCGATTTGCTTGATTACGAGCTCGTCCATGAGCCGTATGTGGCCACTGTACGCCAGCTTTCCCGCCAATACGGGGTGCGGCTCATTTTGTCCTACCATAATTTTGACTTCACTCCGGCCAAAGAAGAGCTCGTAGCCAAAATGCGCCAGGCCGGGAAATATGGCGCTGATATCGCCAAAGTGGCGGTGATGCCGAAATCGCTGCAAGATGTGCTTGTATTATTGCAAGCGACGGAGGAAGCGCGGCAGGAGCTGCCGATTCCGCTGATTACGATGTCGATGGGGGGGCTGGGTGCCATTACCCGCTTGGCCGGAGGGCTGTTCGGCTCGGCAGTGACGTTTGCGGTTGGCCAGCAAAGTTCGGCCCCGGGGCAAATTCCAATTGAGGAAGTCAAGGACGTCTTATCGGTCATCATGAAATATAGCCAATGA
- a CDS encoding IclR family transcriptional regulator, translating to MKEEKKHEAGLRTVQRAIDILYCFTLEEQELSLTEIAKKISLAKSTTTRLLATLEQNRLIVKDPETLKYRLGQGLYYLGHIAGKSIEVREIAKPVMERLRDETRETVNLYVLEQDARVCIEQCEGLQALRHMVKIGERLPLWAGAGGKVLLAYQSPSFQERILAQVPAKERRTRLTAELEMIRQRGSASSIDEREVGSAAVAAPIFNIHGEVNACLSISGPTHRFTPETIGWFESLVKEGAQTISEKLGYRQ from the coding sequence TTGAAGGAGGAAAAGAAACACGAGGCAGGCTTACGAACGGTGCAGAGGGCCATTGATATCTTGTATTGTTTTACCCTAGAGGAGCAAGAGCTATCACTCACGGAAATTGCGAAAAAAATTTCGCTCGCCAAATCGACGACGACGCGCTTGCTCGCCACACTTGAACAAAACCGCCTGATCGTCAAAGACCCGGAGACGTTGAAGTATCGACTCGGTCAAGGGTTGTATTATTTAGGACATATTGCCGGCAAGTCCATCGAAGTAAGAGAAATCGCCAAACCGGTAATGGAACGTCTGCGCGATGAGACACGGGAGACGGTGAACTTGTATGTGCTCGAACAAGACGCCCGCGTTTGCATCGAACAGTGCGAGGGGCTTCAAGCGCTGCGCCATATGGTAAAAATCGGCGAACGGCTGCCGCTTTGGGCGGGAGCGGGGGGAAAAGTGCTGTTGGCGTATCAATCTCCTTCGTTTCAGGAGCGCATTTTGGCCCAAGTGCCGGCGAAGGAGCGAAGGACTCGTTTAACCGCTGAGCTGGAGATGATCCGGCAGCGCGGCTCTGCCTCAAGTATTGATGAGCGAGAGGTCGGTTCGGCGGCGGTCGCCGCCCCGATTTTCAACATTCACGGAGAAGTAAATGCCTGCCTATCGATCTCAGGACCGACGCACCGTTTTACGCCGGAGACGATCGGCTGGTTTGAATCGCTAGTCAAAGAGGGAGCCCAAACGATTTCAGAAAAGCTAGGTTACCGTCAGTAA